The stretch of DNA TTGAcgtttttcatttttgtttatcaAAACCAGTTAAGCTGACCAGTTTTACGGAACAAGAAGGAAATTACAACAGCCTCTTTTTTATGTTCATCAAACCGGTGGCATTTGCTTTTGGGTAGATTTCTACAGCTCTCCATGAGATTAGTCCCTTATTATTGTTAGATTTTGTTCATTTGAGTTTTGAGTGATGGTCAGACCTTAACATCTTCAGATGCAACAATTCTAAAGGTTTTTAAATAGGAATGTGAAGTGCCAATTTTTACGGTAAAACTATCCTTTCAGAAGTTTGGTTGAAGTGGATTCCAAGTTATTCTAAGTTCTATTCCTTGTTCTACTCTAAGTAAATAGTTCAGAATTTATCTTTGTTTATTGTGATTGTAAATTAATCGGCCTAATTAATCACCCAATGGTTGAAATTCATTTGCTTGTGGATATGCATTATCATTAGATGTTATGTTGtgattaatttgtttttaattttcttcttctttttttggtaGGAAAGGTTCTTGTTAGATAATATTGTGAACCTGGAGTTATTCTGTAGATTATTGATGTCTAACATCCAACATTCTTTAATATGGTTTAAATCCCTTATCATGCCATCGTGGACAATTCTAAAGGGAGTGATCTCATCCTGGCAGACAGTAGAATTTGATTGGGACAAGTTTTGTAGATTTACATAAGTTTCTGGATTACAACTGATTATAAAAGATGCACTTGGTGTTACATCTAAAACGCTTTTGAGTTAGTGACCAATTTTATATTTGTAGGTTTCTTCCGCTTTCAATCTCGTTCAAAATGCTGAGGTTGATCCTCAACCTCTTTGCCATTTGGATAGACCTTTAGATTTGAAAATTCCCTCATCTTTGTCAAAAGAAGCTACCTCAAGAAGTTTTGCAGCAGATTCAGTTGCTGATGTCGGAATTTTAAATGACATTGTAAATGATAATGCTAATTTGGGATTCCATCCTTCTGAGTTGGGTAGTGGTCAAACATTGAGGCAGAAAGAATCTCTTAATGGACAAGATGTCTGCACACGTCTTTTggaaggtgatcagaaggttacAAACACTGCTATGGGAACAACAAGAACATCAGAAGATGGGTACAATTGGAGGAAGTATGGACAGAAACAGGTAAAAGGTAGTGAATATCCGCGAAGCTATTATAAATGTACCCATCCAAACTGTCAGGCGAAGAAGAAGGTAGAGCGTTCGCTTGATGGCCAAATTACTGAAATCATCTACAAGGGTGCCCATAATCACTCAAAGCCTCAGCCTTGTCGTCGGCCATCACTTGGGTCCACTTTATCATCTGAGGAAATGTCAGAGAGTGTGGAAGGAAATGGAACTTCTGTCAAAGTTGAAGGTGGTTTAATTTGGAGAAATTCTCAAGCTGGTTCAAAGGAAATTAAGCTTGGATCTGATTGGAGAGCTGATGGTCTGGAAAGAACATCATCATCTATTGTAACTGATCTTTCTGATCCACTATCAACTGCCCAAGGGAAATCTGTTGGTATGTTTGAATCAGCTGAAACTCCAGAGTTTTCATCAACACTTGCTAGTCATGATGATGAGAATGATGATAGGGCTACACAGGGAAGTATATCACTCTGTGGTGATGCAGCTAATGATGATGAGTCCGAATCAAAAAGAAGGTGAGTTTCTGTATTAGTGCACATGATCAATGGATTTGTATCCAAGGGGTGATGCTTTTAACTTTCACTAACTTATATTTACATCTCTATCCACCTTCATTGTAGGAAGACAGAGAGCTGCATGACTGAGATGAATGTGGCATCTAGTGCTTCCCGTGAACCAAGAGTAGTTGTACAAATAGAAAGTGATGTGGACATACTCGATGATGGCTATCGTTGGAGGAAGTATGGACAGAAGGTTGTCAAAggaaaccctaaccctaggtACCAAACTTGTTAGCTGTCTCACTTTCTTTCTACATCACATTTCTTTTGCATGTGAAATCAAATGAATCATCTAAAGATGCAGgggtaaattttatgtttatgcTTCGACCATGCATGTTTCTGCTAGTTTTATGGGTTATATTCATGTATTTATTTTCAAAGCACACAGAAGAAAGATCAGGCTTCATGCTTTCATAAATAAAACCTCTTGAAATTATTTTGTTGCCCTGCTTATAGGAGCTACTATAAGTGCACAAGTCCTGGATGTCCTGTGAGAAAGCATGTGGAAAGAGCTTCCCATAATCTTAAATATGTGCTCACCACATACGATGGAAAGCACAACCATGAAGTTCCAGCAGCTAGAAACAGCAGTCATGTTAACTCTAGCGGTTGTAATTTGCCCCCTACTATGCCCAACACTCAAGCTGCCCTTTCATTATCTAGAAATACCCATCCTCTAAAGCCTGAAACACCAATCCAGGATTTTGCTCCGCCTTTTGATCGAAAGCCTGAATTTAAAAGTGAATATGTGAGACCTGGTTTTCTTGGGGATTTCAGCAACGAGATGAAGCTTGGGGAGGCTGCTCTGGCTTCTGTTTACCAAATGAAGTTTCCTTCCATACAAAAAGCAATTCCTTATGGGTCTTTTGGACTGAACCCCAACTGCATTGCATCTCATTCATCCAGTTCAATTGCCTCAACCATTCCGAATTTTCCAATTTCTTTGCCTTTGAATCTCCCAACACCTGCAAATCTATCATTGGCTGGTTTTGATATGAATAATGTTGGAAAATCAACAGGTCCGATTCATTCTTTCCTTCCAGGGCAACAGTTAAAAGAGAATGGTGTGAGGTTCCATGGGATTAAACAGGAGCTAAAGGATGATAACCTTTATGATCCTTCCCTTCCTATTGTTGACCATGCAAGTGTGTCGTCCTCATCAGTCTATCAGTACGCCATTGGAAAATTTCCATCCTAGATCGTGTTTATTTGCCTTTTAGCAGAGTTTGTAAGACATTGTTTCTACTTGAGTTTCTCCAACATTGAAGGTTCTTTTTCTTGCCATGTTACTTCTCCTTCA from Gossypium hirsutum isolate 1008001.06 chromosome D04, Gossypium_hirsutum_v2.1, whole genome shotgun sequence encodes:
- the LOC107959411 gene encoding WRKY transcription factor SUSIBA2, whose protein sequence is MDNNVILFTDPQESVTADDDDQGEGRGPSIAERRAATCGFKAEMICTPTFKSPLGPTSPRLPYFTISPGISPTALLDSPIMLPNAQASPTTGTFHNHDDTVVNHIKGDRDRSLVSSLTCKTQNMDSRPSLSSVEDQVSSAFNLVQNAEVDPQPLCHLDRPLDLKIPSSLSKEATSRSFAADSVADVGILNDIVNDNANLGFHPSELGSGQTLRQKESLNGQDVCTRLLEGDQKVTNTAMGTTRTSEDGYNWRKYGQKQVKGSEYPRSYYKCTHPNCQAKKKVERSLDGQITEIIYKGAHNHSKPQPCRRPSLGSTLSSEEMSESVEGNGTSVKVEGGLIWRNSQAGSKEIKLGSDWRADGLERTSSSIVTDLSDPLSTAQGKSVGMFESAETPEFSSTLASHDDENDDRATQGSISLCGDAANDDESESKRRKTESCMTEMNVASSASREPRVVVQIESDVDILDDGYRWRKYGQKVVKGNPNPRSYYKCTSPGCPVRKHVERASHNLKYVLTTYDGKHNHEVPAARNSSHVNSSGCNLPPTMPNTQAALSLSRNTHPLKPETPIQDFAPPFDRKPEFKSEYVRPGFLGDFSNEMKLGEAALASVYQMKFPSIQKAIPYGSFGLNPNCIASHSSSSIASTIPNFPISLPLNLPTPANLSLAGFDMNNVGKSTGPIHSFLPGQQLKENGVRFHGIKQELKDDNLYDPSLPIVDHASVSSSSVYQYAIGKFPS